A window of Triplophysa dalaica isolate WHDGS20190420 chromosome 7, ASM1584641v1, whole genome shotgun sequence contains these coding sequences:
- the LOC130425792 gene encoding zinc finger protein 271-like, whose product MFSETMNEVEEKHQCQNAQNLLMLEMSSSSGEKNEIFSTKRKQITEDGKPLICPQCGKCFKYRCHFESHTRTDTGVCPYTCPQCGKSFKGKSNIKAHMRIHTGERPYECSQCAKSFKHKSQFEGHMRIHTGESPYTCPQCGKSSTSKSNLAAHMRIHTGERPFVCPQCGKSFRNKSNLVIHTRIHTGERPYVCPQCGKSFKQKATLEEHLVIHTGECPYTCPQCGKGFRQKNNLKLHLRIHTEERPYTCTQCGKGFKRKATLEMHIRIHTGERPYTCPQCEKSFRLKINLEEHLRIHTGERPYTCPRCEKSFRRKSTINQHMRTHAGESVPPYHTAKISEALNEVREKPPCQNPQNLVMLVMSSSSGQKNKIFPTKRKQITEDGKSLICPQCGKSFKYIRHFEGHMRTDTGVLLEMSSSLQRNKTFSSKINQRRKEDEPFTCPQCGKSFKQKSHLEVHMKIHSKERGYPCPQCGKSLTRKSSLKVHLGIHSEKRPYTCPQCEKSFKWKSSLKKHVRIHNGERPYTCHPCGKSFIQKNHLNVHMRIHTEERPYTCPQCGKGFKRKTTLEQHMRIHTGERPFVCPQCGKSFAQENNLIAHVRIHTEERPYTCSQCGKSFKRKSALADHMRIHTGERPYVCSQCGKSFIQKSNIETHMRIHTGECPYTCPQCGKSFTSKSNFEGHRRVHTGERPYACPHCEKSFKQKASLELHKKIHT is encoded by the exons ATGTTCAGTGAAACCATGAATGAAGTTGAGGAGAAACATCAGTGTCAGAACGCTCAGAATCTTTTAATGCTAGAAATGTCTTCGAGTAGTGGGGAGAAGAACGAGATTTTCTCAACGAAAAGAAAGCAAATCACAGAAGATGGGAAGCCTCTCATctgccctcagtgtggaaagtgtTTCAAATACAGATGTCATTTTGAGAGCCACACTAGAACTGACACCGGGGTGTGCCCATACACATGCCcccagtgtggaaagagtttcaaagGTAAATCAAATATTAAGGCACATATGAGAATTCAtactggagagcgcccatacGAATGTTCTCAGTGTGCAAAGAGTTTCAAACACAAAAGTCAGTTTGAGggacacatgagaattcacactggagagagcccatacacatgtcctcagtgtggaaagagttccACAAGTAAATCAAATCTTGCAGCAcatatgagaattcacactggagagcgcccgtttgtatgtcctcagtgtggaaagagtttcagaaataaatcaaatcttgTGATCCATacgagaattcacactggagagcgcccatatGTATGTccacagtgtggaaagagttttaaacaaaaagcaaCGCTTGAGGAGCACTTGgtaattcacactggagagtgCCCgtacacatgtcctcagtgtggaaagggTTTTAGACAGAAAAACAATCTTAAACTGCACTTGAGGATTCACACTGAAGAGCGCCCATACACGTGTACTCAGTGTGGAAAGGGTTTCAAACGCAAAGCAACGCTTGAGATGCACAtcagaattcacaccggagagcgcccatacacatgtcctcagtgtgaaaagagttttagactgaaaataaatcttgaGGAGCActtgagaattcacactggagagcgacCGTACACGTGTCCTCGGTGTGAAAAGAGCTTCAGACGCAAATCGACAATTAATCAGCACATGAGAACTCATGCTGGAGA ATCTGTTCCACCATACCACACAGCCAAGATCAGCGAAGCCCTGAATGAAGTTCGGGAGAAACCTCCGTGTCAGAATCCCCAGAATCTTGTTATGCTAGTAATGTCTTCAAGTAGTGGGCAGAAGAACAAGATATTCCCAACAAAAAGAAAGCAAATCACAGAAGATGGCAAGTCTCTCATctgccctcagtgtggaaagagtttcaaataCATACGTCATTTTGAGGGCCACATGAGAACTGACACCGGG GTATTGCTAGAAATGTCTAGTAGTTTGCAGAGGAACAAGACTTTCtcttcaaaaataaatcaaaggaGGAAAGAAGACGAGCCTTTCACctgccctcagtgtggaaagagtttcaaacaGAAAAGTCATCTTGAGGTGCACATGAAAATTCACAGTAAAGAGCGCGGATACCCGTGTCCTCAATGTGGAAAAAGTTTGACAAGGAAATCATCGCTTAAGGTGCACTTGGGAATTCACTCTGAAAAGCGCCCATACACATGTCCTCaatgtgaaaagagtttcaaaTGGAAATCATCACTTAAAAAGCATGTGAGAATTCACAAtggagagcgcccatacacATGCCATCcttgtggaaagagttttataCAGAAAAATCATCTTAATgtccacatgagaattcacactgaagaGCGGCCatacacatgtcctcagtgtggaaagggTTTCAAACGCAAAACAACGCTTGAGcagcacatgagaattcacactggagagcgcccgtttgtgtgtcctcagtgtggaaagagtttcgcACAGGAAAATAATCTTATAGCACACgtgagaattcacactgaagaGCGGCCATACACATGTTCTCAGTGTGGAAAAAGTTTCAAACGCAAATCAGCGCTTGCGGATCACATGAGAAtacacactggagagcgcccatacGTATgttctcagtgtggaaagagtttcatacAGAAATCAAATATTGAGACGcatatgagaattcacactggagagtgcccatacacatgtcctcagtgtggaaagagttttacaagcAAAAGTAATTTTGAGGGACACaggagagttcacactggagagcgcccgtaCGCATGTCCTCAttgtgaaaagagtttcaaacAAAAGGCAAGTCTAGAGTTGCACAAGAAAATTCACACTTGA
- the LOC130426572 gene encoding gastrula zinc finger protein XlCGF57.1-like: MRDPDTCIMKDEDTEERKDELTDEGDEQNEVEEKHECKKTQNFVMLEMSSSSLQKNNHFSPKGKQRTEAGNSFTCPQCEKSFKQKRCLQDHMRVHTGERPHTCSQCEKSFRKKSHLKVHMIIHTGECPYACSQCGKSFNRKTTLDVHMRIHTEERRFTCPQCEKSFKHKSALVEHIRIHTGERPYTCSHCGKSFKHKLTLVEHMRIHTEERPHTCSHCGKSFKQKSALGVHMRIHLEERPYACSHCEKSFKRKTILDVHMRIHTGERPYTCPECGKSFKHKFHLEEHMRIHCEERPYTCYQCGKSFKQNSTLRLHRGIHLEERPYACSQCGKSFNRKIILKMHMRIHTGERPYACPECGKVFKHKFHLEEHMRIHSKERPYTCSQCGKSFKQNSTLGLHMRSHSEERPYACPQCRKTFKYKSGLWKHIRIHTGERPYECPECGKNFKHKLNLEEHMRIHSKERQHTCSQCGKRFKKNSMLALHMSSHSEERPYACPQCRKTFKYKSGLWKHVRIHTGERPHTCPQCGKCFKRKANLEEHIQIHNGIGPIVVIDDSYKACSLASLL; this comes from the exons ATGAGGGATCCAGACACATGCATAATGAAGGATGAAGATACTGAGGAACGAAAAG atGAGTTAACGGATGAAGGTGATGAACAGAATGAAGTTGAGGAGAAACATGAGTGTAAAAAAACTCAGAATTTTGTTATGCTAGAAATGTCTTCTAGTAGTTTGCAAAAGAACAATCATTTCTCACCAAAAGGAAAGCAAAGGACAGAAGCAGGCAACTCTTTCACCTGccctcagtgtgaaaagagtttcaaacAAAAACGTTGTCTACAGGAccacatgagagttcacactggagagcgacCCCACACATGTTCCCaatgtgaaaagagtttcagaaaaaaaagtcaTCTTAAGGTGCACATGATCATTCACACTGGAGAGTGCCCATATGCATGTTCTCAGTGTGGCAAGAGCTTCAATCGTAAAACAACTCTTGATGTGcatatgagaattcacactgaagaGCGCCGGTtcacatgtcctcagtgtgaaaagagtttcaagCACAAATCAGCGCTTGTGGAGCACAtaagaattcacactggagagcgtccatacACATGTTCTCattgtggaaagagtttcaaacaCAAATTGACACTTGTGgagcacatgagaattcacactgaagaGCGCCCACACACGTGTTCTCATTGTGGTAAGAGTTTCAAACAAAAATCAGCGCTTGGggtgcacatgagaattcacttGGAGGAGCGCCCATACGCATGTTCTCAttgtgaaaagagtttcaaacGCAAAACAATTCTCGATgtacacatgagaattcacactggagagcgcccatacacATGTCctgagtgtggaaagagtttcaagcACAAATTCCATCTTGAGgagcacatgagaattcactgTGAAGAACGACCATACACATGttatcagtgtggaaagagtttcaaacaaAATTCAACGCTTAGGCTGCACAGGGGAATTCACTTGGAAGAGCGCCCATATGCATgttctcagtgtggaaagagtttcaatcgcaaaataattcttaaaatgcatatgagaattcacactggagagcgcccatacGCATGTCCTGAGTGTGGAAAGGTTTTCAAGCACAAATTCCATCTTGAGgagcacatgagaattcactcTAAAGAACGACCATACACATgttctcagtgtggaaagagtttcaaacaaAATTCAACGCTTGGGCTGCACATGAGAAGTCACTCTGAGGAGCGTCCATACGCATGCCCACAGTGTAGAAAGACTTTCAAGTACAAATCAGGACTTTGGAAGCACAtaagaattcacactggagagcgcccatacGAATGTCCTGAGTGTGGAAAGAATTTCAAGCACAAATTGAATCTAGAGgagcacatgagaattcactcTAAAGAACGGCAACATACATgttctcagtgtggaaagagattcaaaaaaaattctatgCTTGCGCTGCACATGAGTAGTCACTCTGAGGAGCGTCCATATGCATGCCCACAGTGTAGAAAGACTTTCAAGTACAAATCAGGACTTTGGAAACAtgtgagaattcacactggagagaggccacacacatgtcctcagtgtggaaagtgtTTCAAGCGCAAAGCAAATCTTGAGGAGCACATACAAATTCATAATGGAATTGGTCCAATTGTAGTCATTGATGACTCATACAAAGCCTGTTCACTGGCATCTCTTCTCTGA
- the LOC130426585 gene encoding oocyte zinc finger protein XlCOF15-like: MSSSSLHKSMSFFPKRNQTTESGKPYTCPQCGKCFKHKGRLERHLRMHPEERPYTCPQCGKSFRLKSTLDQHMRIHTGVRPYVCPQCEKSFTQKNHLKVHMRIHTEERPFTCSHCGKSFKLKSTLEEHMRIHTGERPYACLQCEKSFTQKINLKVHVRIHTEERPYICAYCGKSFKHKSSLDEHVKIHTGERPYVCPQCEKRYIEKSTFESHIRLHIG; this comes from the coding sequence ATGTCTTCTAGTAGTTTGCATAAGAGCATgagtttctttccaaaaagaAATCAAACCACAGAATCAGGGAAGCCCTACACATGTCCCCAATGTGGAAAGTGTTTCAAACACAAAGGTCGTCTTGAGAGACACCTGAGAATGCACCCTGAAGAGCGCCCATATacgtgtcctcagtgtggaaagagtttcagacTCAAATCAACGCTTGACcagcacatgagaattcacacaggAGTGCGTCCATATGtatgtcctcagtgtgaaaagagttttacacagaaaaatCACCTTAAggtgcacatgagaattcacacggAAGAGCGCCCATTCACGTGTTCGCattgtggaaagagtttcaaactGAAGTCAACGCTTGAGgagcacatgagaattcacacaggAGAGCGTCCATACGCATGTcttcagtgtgaaaagagtttcacacagaaAATTAATCTTAAAGTGCACGTGAGAATTCACACGGAAGAGCGCCCATACATATGCGCTTattgtggaaagagtttcaaacaCAAATCATCGCTTGACGAGCATGTGaaaattcacaccggagagcgCCCATATGtatgtcctcagtgtgaaaagagatACATAGAGAAATCAACTTTTGAGTCACATATTAGACTTCACATTGGATAG